From a region of the Paenibacillus sp. FSL R10-2734 genome:
- a CDS encoding sugar phosphate isomerase/epimerase: protein MRRMGIGLQMHTVRGELAKDFTGTLRRVAELGYEGVEFAGYGGLSAEALKELLQELNLKAIGAHVSITKMKADLNKEIEYLRAIDAPYLICPHIAAEDRQTPEAWQSLFAFFAETGQQVKEKGLEFAYHNHAFEFEMKVNDQYAFDAIYAFVTPEALQVELDAGWVQFAGLNTLQYIAKYAGRLPLLHLKDFKGVVDGDINTVELGEGEIDLHAVIGAGSDAGVEWIIVEQDRSANPPLESVATSYNWLKQNYLSQF from the coding sequence ATGAGAAGAATGGGTATTGGTTTGCAGATGCATACTGTGCGCGGGGAATTGGCTAAAGATTTTACCGGTACACTTCGTCGTGTGGCTGAACTCGGCTATGAAGGGGTAGAATTTGCAGGTTACGGAGGTTTGTCTGCGGAAGCGCTGAAGGAACTGCTGCAAGAATTGAACTTAAAAGCAATTGGCGCTCATGTAAGTATTACCAAAATGAAGGCTGATTTGAATAAAGAAATTGAATATTTGCGTGCTATTGACGCTCCTTATCTCATTTGCCCGCATATTGCTGCTGAGGATCGCCAAACACCTGAAGCATGGCAAAGCTTGTTCGCTTTTTTTGCGGAAACAGGCCAACAGGTGAAGGAAAAAGGGCTTGAATTTGCTTACCATAACCATGCGTTCGAATTTGAGATGAAAGTAAACGATCAATACGCATTCGATGCCATATATGCATTCGTTACTCCAGAGGCGCTGCAAGTGGAGCTGGATGCAGGCTGGGTTCAATTCGCAGGTCTGAACACACTGCAATACATTGCGAAATATGCAGGCCGCTTGCCGCTGCTTCATCTGAAAGATTTCAAAGGTGTCGTGGATGGAGATATCAATACGGTTGAGTTAGGTGAAGGCGAGATCGATCTGCACGCTGTAATTGGGGCCGGCTCGGACGCGGGTGTTGAATGGATTATCGTAGAGCAGGATCGCTCTGCAAACCCGCCTCTTGAAAGTGTTGCTACCAGCTACAACTGGCTGAAACAAAATTATTTATCCCAATTTTAA
- a CDS encoding Gfo/Idh/MocA family oxidoreductase, translating into MSKIKVAVVGCGSISKKRHIPEYAANPNVELVGFCDLVLERAEGYALQRGGRAYTNYEEMLKVEKPDAVSVCTPNVLHAQYAITAANAGAHVLVEKPMATNEADALAMIEAARKNGVFLMAGQNQRLMPPHQKAKEILQTGKMGKVISFRTSFGHPGPERWSIDGRDSWFFRKEEAIMGAMGDLGVHKADLIRWLLGDEVAEVAAFVNTLHKEGTDVDDNATCILRMKSGAVGTLVASWTYYKGGDNSTVLWCENGVMHIGTHPVDQVIVELRDGSVEKYQVGAMATNEKQVPSGIMDAFVESIVTNTPPSISGEEGLKSLKVILATFESQDSKKVVSLS; encoded by the coding sequence ATGAGCAAAATTAAAGTAGCGGTTGTGGGTTGTGGGTCCATTTCTAAGAAGAGACATATTCCGGAATACGCGGCGAATCCTAACGTTGAACTTGTAGGTTTTTGCGATCTAGTTCTAGAACGAGCCGAAGGCTATGCGCTACAGCGCGGCGGAAGAGCCTATACAAACTATGAAGAAATGCTGAAGGTGGAGAAGCCGGATGCCGTCAGTGTATGTACACCGAACGTGCTGCACGCTCAATATGCAATTACAGCAGCGAATGCAGGAGCTCATGTGCTTGTGGAGAAGCCAATGGCAACGAACGAAGCAGACGCTTTGGCTATGATTGAAGCTGCAAGAAAGAACGGCGTGTTCTTGATGGCGGGTCAGAACCAACGTCTGATGCCGCCTCACCAAAAGGCTAAAGAAATTTTGCAAACTGGTAAAATGGGTAAAGTCATTTCCTTCCGTACGTCCTTCGGTCATCCGGGACCTGAACGCTGGAGTATTGATGGCCGCGACAGTTGGTTCTTCCGCAAGGAGGAAGCTATCATGGGCGCGATGGGCGACCTTGGCGTTCACAAAGCCGATTTGATCCGTTGGCTTCTTGGCGATGAAGTGGCTGAAGTCGCTGCTTTCGTGAACACGCTGCACAAAGAAGGGACCGATGTAGACGATAACGCGACCTGCATATTGCGCATGAAGAGTGGAGCGGTCGGCACGTTAGTTGCCAGCTGGACGTATTATAAAGGCGGCGACAACAGTACGGTATTGTGGTGCGAGAATGGTGTTATGCATATCGGTACGCATCCGGTTGATCAAGTTATAGTCGAGCTTCGTGACGGCTCGGTTGAGAAGTATCAGGTCGGTGCGATGGCGACGAACGAGAAGCAAGTGCCTAGCGGCATCATGGACGCTTTCGTGGAAAGCATTGTAACGAATACACCACCGAGCATTTCCGGCGAAGAAGGCCTGAAGTCGCTCAAGGTCATTCTGGCTACTTTCGAATCGCAGGATTCGAAAAAGGTTGTTTCTTTGTCCTAA